A portion of the Gadus macrocephalus chromosome 10, ASM3116895v1 genome contains these proteins:
- the tdo2a gene encoding tryptophan 2,3-dioxygenase A, translating into MSGCPFFEKRHLLFKKTSLQEEQDAEKDVSQEGVNKASKGGIIYGEYLQLDKVVGAQVLQSELKGNKIHDEHLFIVTHQAYELWFKQILWELDSVREIFISGHVRDERNMLKVNTRVHRMVMIFKLLVDQFSVLETMTALDFYDFRDYLAPASGFQSLQFRLLENKIGVPDNLRVPYNRRHYRDNFKGHENEQLVASERQPTLLKLVEEWLERTPGLDADGFNFWGQLEENIFRGLAQEKEKIEGMADSEDKEEMMAEFVKQKEVFTSLFEEKRHDHLLSKGERRLSYKALKGALMIYFYREEPRFQVPFQLLTSLMDIDTLMTKWRYNHVCMVHRMIGSKAGTGGSSGYHYLRSTVSDRYKVFVDLFNLATFLIPRHWVPKLNPNVHTFLYTAEYYDSSYCSSEDSDQLSEDS; encoded by the exons ATGAGTGGATGTCCGTTCTTTGAGAAGAGGCATCT GTTGTTTAAGAAAACGTCcttgcaggaggagcaggacgcGGAGAAGGATGTGTCTCAGGAGGGAGTCAACAAGGCCAGTAAAGGAGGAATCATCTACGGAGAATACCTACAG CTAGACAAGGTGGTGGGAGCCCAGGTTCTTCAGAGTGAACTGAAGGGAAATAAAATCCATGATGAGCATCTCTTCATTGTTACACACCaag CGTACGAGTTGTGGTTCAAGCAGATCCTGTGGGAGCTGGACTCTGTGAGGGAGATCTTCATCAGCGGACAC gtgcgtgaTGAGCGCAACATGCTGAAGGTCAACACCAGGGTCCACAGGATGGTGATGATCTTCAAGCTGCTGGTGGACCAGTTCTCCGTCTTGGAGACCATGACAGCCCTGGACTTCTACGACTTCAG GGACTACCTGGCTCCGGCATCAGGATTCCAGAGTCTGCAGTTCCGTCTGCTGGAGAACAAGATCGGGGTTCCTGACAACCTCCGGGTCCCCTACAACCGGCGCCACTACAGGGACAACTTCAAGGGCCATGAGAATGAGCAGCTGGTGGCCAGCGAACGCCAGCCCACGCTGCTCAAGCTGGTGGAG GAGTGGCTGGAGAGAACCCCAGGACTGGATGCGGACGGCTTCAACTTCTGGGGTCAACTGGAGGAGAACATCTTCAGAGGCCTGgcccaggagaaggagaagatagAG GGGATGGCTGATTCTGAAGACAAAGAGGAGATGATGGCCGAGTTTGTCAAGCAGAAGGAGGTCTTCACCTCCTTGTTCGAGGAGAAACGCCACGACCACCTCCTCAGTAAAG GTGAACGCAGGTTGTCCTACAAGGCCCTGAAGGGAGCTCTGATGATCTACTTCTACAG GGAGGAGCCGCGGTTCCAGGTCCCCTTCCAGCTCCTGACCTCCCTAATGGACATCGACACCCTGATGACTAAGTGGAGAT aTAACCACGTGTGTATGGTCCATCGGATGATCGGCAGCAAAGCAGGAACCGGAGGATCGTCTGGGTACCACTACCTGAGATCGACTGTCAG TGACCGCTACAAAGTGTTTGTCGACCTCTTCAACCTGGCCACCTTCCTGATCCCGCGACACTGGGTTCCTAAGCTCAACCCCAACGTCCACACCTTCCTGTACACGGCCGAATACTACGACAGCTCGTACTGCAGCAGCGAGGACTCTGATCAGTTGTCGGAGGACAGCTGA